The Brachyhypopomus gauderio isolate BG-103 chromosome 1, BGAUD_0.2, whole genome shotgun sequence genome includes a window with the following:
- the LOC143526449 gene encoding myelin and lymphocyte protein-like: MASDGRHLGRLPSGMGICCSIPDLLFLPELVFGGLVWILIACTYIDPANPQAYVMAVSLLCFICTFLWMIIFTCGCHNNRNSWATVDVLYHFLASVLYLSASVPLAMVTLDNSYFTNSTEFKTYRFNISSVVFSYLATLLYVIHTVFSAIRWKSF, translated from the exons ATGGCGTCCGACGGGAGACACCTGGGCCGTCTGCCCAGTGGTATGGGCATCTGCTGCTCCATCCCTGACCTGCTCTTCCTCCCTGAGCTC GTGTTTGGGGGGCTGGTGTGGATCCTGATAGCATGTACCTATATCGACCCGGCTAACCCCCAGGCCTACGTCATGGccgtctctctcctctgtttcATTTGCACCTTCCTGTGGATGATTATATTCACCTGTGGCTGTCATAACAACCGGAACTCCTGGGCAACTGTG GACGTGCTGTATCATTTCCTGGCCTCTGTGCTTTACCTGAGTGCTTCTGTACCACTAGCCATGGTCACCTTGGACAATAGTTATTTCACCAATTCAACCGAATTTAAGACTTACCGGTTCAACATCTCTTCAGTG GTGTTTTCATACCTGGCCACACTGCTGTATGTCATACACACAGTTTTCTCCGCCATCCGGTGGAAATCTTTTTAA